The DNA window GGCTTGGGGCCCGCATCCCGCTCGGCCCGTTGTAATTTTCTTGCGCTTTAGAAGGGCAAAGCATCTCATGTGCCGTTAGGTCGCAAGTTTTCGGGGAATACCAAATGGACCCTCACTTTTAGGAAAACTCCTCCAACATTTTTCTTATACTATTTGCCCTTCATCTCTACCAATATTACCAACCAATGCcatcaacatattttttttttcttcaattataaataatttggtTAAGCTAAGTTTCTGTAATTTAGTAACGGCACTACTCATTTTGAAATATGCCTGTTTACTCAAAGAAGTTAAAAAGGGCGATATATTCATCTTTACTTTGTTTTACCCCTTAAATATTTTAGGAAAATTGGCATATGTTCCTTGGAcgagaaaatgacaaaaaaagcccctttatattttaaagtatGATTAATCTAAGCTGCTATCtgtcaaatatttaaatacttcaattattaaatttattcgACACTGAAAAACATTAATTAGAAGTTCACATTTAAAAGTGTAACTTTTATAAATTCTGCTATTTTTGTCTTCCATGTCTGGCAGTTTCTTgagttttttttcaattttcattaaatttactaaatatttaatagaaagtaaacatatttatttttaaaaaattcatggaaTTAAAACTGCTAAACTACTTTAAACCGATCCTCACGACTCACGAGGCTCCCTTTTATGTCACTCTCTTTCTTGAACGTAGTAATGGCAAAAAGGTAAATATTTAGAAAACAGGGGTATAATtgtcagaaaaaaaaaaaaacaggggAAGATACAAGGAATAGTTGGCCAATAGAATTAGATTCCACTTGCACCAAATTGAGAAACATCATTGTTTTGCACTTTACACTTTCtctccaaataaaatatttgtaccAAACTTTCTTTATAACTCACCCcatttctttctccaaaaataatatattttcacacTGTTTCTTCTCCTCTCTAGTTTctacaaacaagaaaaaaatggacAGTGCAACAAAAAGAGGGCCTTTTTGTTATACTGCTTTACAAAGGAAGAGTAGCCTCACAagtctttcttcttcttcttcaatgtcATCTCCAAGATTTGCTGGTGGAAGAAAGTACTATGATACTACTAGATTTCAACAACCCCATTTCTTGGATGCTTGTTTTCTTTGTAACAAACCACTTGGTTATAACAGAGACATTTTCATGTACAGGTCagtttttcttcatttaaagTATGTTTCAACAAAATGTTCTTTTTTGTGATTTGTTAGTTTGATATTTTGTGCTTTACTTTCAATTTACAATTTTTAGAACTCTtattatctttctttaatttaatgTGTTTAGTTTTCGTATTTTTTGTTGGGGAGATGGATGCTTTAATAAATAGTAACTATAGTTCTGATCAAagatcttatttttatttaagaattcatttttttttacaaaaaacaGAGTAAAGAACTTCTTTATGGAGTACTTGTAAATAAATCAGGTTAAAACAGAGTTGTTTGGGTTGAATTTTCATATTGTCACATAATTAATAGTTACTATCTCATAAATTCATCcttattgattttaattttttccaacaaaaaagtaactttacaagataataataactatgtccgaaaaaataaaacattgatAGCTATACATTTAGTCATTGTGAAAATGAGTTTGAGTAATTGTTGTTTTGATTGTAATGATGCAGAGGGGATACTCCATTCTGTAGTGAAGAATGCAGACAAGAACAGATAGATATGGATGaagcaaaagagaaaaaaataaatctttcaGCATCCAAGGCTTTGAGAGAAAAGGACCAGACTACTTCTCCCAAAAATTACCATTTTCCCAGAGGCACAGTTGCTGCTGCTTGAGTCAATAAAcccaaaaatatattactactctacttactatatatatatactactactactactaaaagcctcattaaagaaaatgagaTGAACAAGtagaatagttttttttaatctttgaaTACTTTAGTAAAGtgatatgtaaatgatgatatGGAAGAGGAGGGTGTGTTGTTTTGGTTATgctctatatatatatcatatacaaaatatagcTCTGTTTTTTGGTGGGCTGCTTAAGTTTGTGTGTTTGTATCATCTCTGTTTTTCACTAGTAATTTCAAGTGTCATCCATGGCTCAAAAAAGAATACAGGTTTTTGAAATGAGAGAAGTAATTGAAGCTTCTACATGTTAGTCCAAGTTCTTTGTATTGACTAGtgtgttttatttaattatccACCAACTCACAACTTTTACCTTCAAATTGTTACCAAATGGNTTTAGAACTCTtattatctttctttaatttaatgTGTTTAGTTTTCGTATTTTTTGTTGGGGAGATGGATGCTTTAATAAATAGTAACTATAGTTCTGATCAAagatcttatttttatttaagaattcatttttttttacaaaaaacaGAGTAAAGAACTTCTTTATG is part of the Solanum stenotomum isolate F172 chromosome 8, ASM1918654v1, whole genome shotgun sequence genome and encodes:
- the LOC125875093 gene encoding FCS-Like Zinc finger 1-like isoform X2, which translates into the protein MDSATKRGPFCYTALQRKSSLTSLSSSSSMSSPRFAGGRKYYDTTRFQQPHFLDACFLCNKPLGYNRDIFMYRGDTPFCSEECRQEQIDMDEAKEKKINLSASKALREKDQTTSPKNYHFPRGTVAAA
- the LOC125875093 gene encoding FCS-Like Zinc finger 1-like isoform X1 produces the protein MDSATKRGPFCYTALQRKSSLTSLSSSSSMSSPRFAGGRKYYDTTRFQQPHFLDACFLCNKPLGYNRDIFMYRGDTPFCSEECRQEQIDMDEAKEKKINLSASKALREKDQTTSPKNYHFPRGTVAAA